The window TTTATATGTTTGTTGCTGAGGATAGATTTTGTTTTACTCACTGCCATTCCTTggtacctagaacagtgcctggcaaataACTGGcactcaatatttgttgaatgcatgGGTGAGTCTGTGTATCCCAGGTGCCAATGCAGTGCCTGGCTctataaatgctttttaaaaaataagtgaccAAATTAATGAATGTTACAAATGAAATGGAGTTCTGGGGTGCATCCAGAATAGACTGTTTCATCCATTTGCTTCAGGAACAAAATGGAACTTTGAATTCTTTTATTCACTCTAATAATCACATGCTTTGTAACCAGGTACTTCCGTGTTTTCAGAAAGTAGTTGCTGACAGAGGTCTTGCCCCAGGGCATTTCGGGAGTTTGAGAAAGGCAACCAAGAGTGGCGCAGCAGAGATTTGGAATGCCCATCAGCCCACTGCATCCCATCAGCTCCCGAGGGACTGGATAACGTACTTTATCTCCTGCGATTTATATTGAATATACATCTGTAGTTAATCCCGACAAACACTGATTATTCTGAGGGCTAGAGCAGGTAAGACATTGATTGACTCCAAGCCCAGAGAGGGTGAACTCTTTACACTTTGCTTTGCGAGTGGACATTGCAGCAGCCCGGCCTGccttggtgctgtgctttaaggAGCCTGGGCGACTTCAGTAGGGCAGTTCAGCCCCTTGCAATAGGTGAAAGCTGGGGTACAATTTGTCACAGTTCCCTTGTTCACTTTGGCTTCTGGGCAGTTGCTTTACCTGCCCATCCTGTTTCTCTTAGTTTCTTCCATATGGGTAtgtgaaagaaagaagcagaCTGCAGAGAAGGGTGAAGCCTTGGCAGGAGTTGCAGTGCAGCATATTGGCAATCTGTGTATCTGTCCTAAGATGAAGCTGTAACCAGACTGTACCCTATTCACGCATGGATGGTACTAGGGCCAGAGGCCAGAACAGGGAGAGCCTGGGAGGTCCACCCCTGTTCGGATCTCAGACATCCGGGATGTTACTAGATAAGCATGGTAGATGGGGGCCTCCTGACATGCAAAGGGAGGGGACCTCGCttggctgtgtgtgctctgtgcCAAGCACTAGGCTGGGCCTTTTATGTGCATGATGTCATCTGTTGTTACCATGAAGTTATTTATGATTGTTGCCTGcgttttacagaagaggaaaacaaGGTTCAGAGAGGTGATGACTCTTGCCCAGCCTCTGTGACTCCCTCCCAAGAGGAGGAATTTCTCCAGCATCTACAAAGGCATGAAGGTGAGAAAGGGGACAAGATGAAAGAGGGGCAAATAGGTTCTACCTGAGACTTGCTCATCACCAGGCCCTACCCCGTTCCAGCAGTTCAGAGGCCACCTGGCTTCTCTTCTGTTCTGAGAAGTGAGCATATTGCGCCCCATTTACCCGGGTCATCCCAGCCTCACTCCACGGGACTGGGAGGTGAGTGACGCACCCTATAGAGTGGAGCTTTTCCTTCCAGCAGTGTCTTTCCACACCATTCTGGCTCCTGTGTTTGTGCACGGTCCTTGGGCCCTCCTTAGGTCGCTAGTTCCTGCACCTCTCTCCTCCTAATTTCCGAAGTTGCGGGGGTGCACTCTGCCTGCGGCTCAGGAGGTTCCGGGGCCCTGTGGGCACCTCCAAGCCTGATAAAGGGCGCTGCCGGTGCCACCAGGGTCTCGACCTTACTGGGACCCTTAACCAAGCCACCTCCCTTGCGCTCCCGGCTCCGCGCGAAGCACCCCGTCCGCCGCCAGGGGCCGCCCGGAAGCGGGGTTCCCCGAACGCTGGGCGGGGCAAGAGGCGGAGCGCGGCGGTACCTGGGCCGCTGGAGAGCCGGGGGTGGGCTTTCGGGGGACAGCCAGCGGCCCCCCCAGATCCGCACCGCCAGCCGCCCGGGAGCTCCAGGGTCCGGGCGCAGACGCTGCGCTGTCACATGGGCGGCGGCAACGGGGCCGCATTTAAGCGGCCGGGGGACGGCGCCCGCCTCCAGCGAGCCCTCGGGCTGGGCTCCCACCGGGCGCCCGGCTCCCTGCCCGCCGGGGGCCCCGCGCCGCGCCGCCCCGCGCCGCCCCCGCCGGGCCATGCAAGCGCCGGCCCGGCCGCGATGAGCTCGCAGATCGCCAAAAGCGAGTCCAAGACGTCGCTGCTGAAGGCGGCGGCGGCGAGCGGGGGCAGCCGGGCTCCCCGCCACGGGCCTGTCCGGGAGCCGGGGCTGTCCGGCCGCCGGCTACCCGGCGCCTGCCCCGCCACCCCGCCGCCCGGGGACCCCAGTTCGCGGAGACCCTTGTGCCGGCCCGCGCCGCGAGAGGAGGGCGCGCGGGGGCACCGGCGCGGGCTCCCCCAGGCGCACGGCAGGCCCCGGGAGGCGCTGCCGGCCGTGGCGCCCAGACCTTCGCCGCCGTCGCCGCTGCCGCCGGCCCGCGGGCGGGATGGGGAGGAACGGGGACTGGCCCCGGCGCTCGGCCTCCGGGGCTCCCTGCGAGCCCCGGCCGGCGGGGACTCCGCTCCCGCCGCGGCGTCCGAGGCGGACCCGTTCCTCCACCGGCTGCGCCCCATGCTCAGCTCCGCCTTCGGCCAGGTAAGGGCCGCGCCTCCCGCCCGCGCTCCCGGGAGAGGCGCTCGGGACCCTGCCGCAGCCGCGCGCCCGTAGCCCTCCCCCCACAGCCGGCGGCCCCCAGGGTCACGCCGCGgctcccccagccctcccccggCCCGGCGCCCTTGCCGCGTGCCTCCTCCTCGGTGCCTGATTCAGCACCCTGTGCGCTGTCCGCGCTCCCGGCCTCTTTTGGGCGAGGCCCCAACCTCACACCTGCCGGGGTCCGCCAGCCTTGGAAGGGAACAACCTCTACTATCCGCCTGGAGATTTGCAGGGGTCGAGGAGGGGCGCTCGGAGCTGGCGGGAAGCGACCCAAGAGTGCAAGGAGTCTGGACTCCAGAGTACAGAGAGGGGGCACAGGCACATAGAATTGCTGGGGGCCATTGTGTCTACGATGGTCCCAGACGTTTGAGAAAAGACAGACGCAATGAATGAAAAAGTTAGGAGAGCTAGAGGGAGTCTCAAAAATGTGAGAAAGAGGAGAGGTGTCTGCTAGAGGGGCCGTACAGAGCTATGGTTCAGACTGCAACTTTGGGGTGTTATAAGGAGGTGCTATTAATAAGGATGCCGTTTGAATGGCAGCTGGGCAGTTGTCAAGATGAAGGTCATGGGACAACACCCATAGGCCCCTAGCCTGAGTAGGGGTGCCTTTTCCAGTCAGAAACGTCACTGAGTGGTCACCAGTGACTCCTTCTGTTACCCGCAGGCCTTTCCCTCAGGGGTCCCAGGCAGCTGGGCACCTgccctttaaaaagccaatctgtcATCCTCATCCAGCTCTGCAGTTTGGGAGTGCGCTGCTGGGGAGAGGGGCTCAGCGGAAAGGAACCTGTGAACTCCTGAGCAAAGCCAGGATTTTCTCCAGTGCCGAGTCTGTGCTCAAGTCCAAATCCTTGGCGCAGCATCGAGACAGTTCTGCAGCAGCCAAGGCAGGGAGTAGCGCAGAGGTCTGATCAGAGCATCTGCAccgtgtgtgtgtatttgtgtgcgcGTGGTGGGGGTAGGAGAGAGGGGGCCCCAGAGTTTCTGTGCTAGGATCTAGAGTAAAAAAGCCGTTTCAAACTCCTGACTTCACCGGACTGGGTCACAATTCCAAGGAAGGccgagcgtgtgtgtgtgtgtgtgtgtgtgtgtgtgtgtgtgtgtgtggcttcaGATCTGCACATTCCTTTTCAAAATACTACACTGCAGTGGCTGATGCCGGGGGAGGTCTGACATGAAGGCAGCTACACATGGATTCGGGTTGAGCGGGCTGCTGGGGTGATGTGATAGGGCAGCAGTGTGCGGCTTTGTTCCCACAGGGAGACCTCATTAGCCGAGTTAGCTGGAAACAGTCCTCTGGAGTCAGGATTTGGAGGCAGAGCTGTGAAAGTTCGTGCGGGAATGTGTGGAGGGAAAAGTCCACTGCTGTGGCTTCTGTGTTAGTAAGGAGCTGAAGGGTGTTTGGGCACACAA is drawn from Tamandua tetradactyla isolate mTamTet1 chromosome 5, mTamTet1.pri, whole genome shotgun sequence and contains these coding sequences:
- the CABP1 gene encoding calcium-binding protein 1 isoform X1 — translated: MGGGNGAAFKRPGDGARLQRALGLGSHRAPGSLPAGGPAPRRPAPPPPGHASAGPAAMSSQIAKSESKTSLLKAAAASGGSRAPRHGPVREPGLSGRRLPGACPATPPPGDPSSRRPLCRPAPREEGARGHRRGLPQAHGRPREALPAVAPRPSPPSPLPPARGRDGEERGLAPALGLRGSLRAPAGGDSAPAAASEADPFLHRLRPMLSSAFGQDRSLRPEEIEELREAFREFDKDKDGYINCRDLGNCMRTMGYMPTEMELIELSQQINMNLGGHVDFDDFVELMGPKLLAETADMIGVKELRDAFREFDTNGDGEISTSELREAMRKLLGHQVGHRDIEEIIRDVDLNGDGRVDFEEFVRMMSR